The Salinicoccus roseus DNA segment CAGCTTCTTCCCCACTCTCTGGTCTGTCCGGCCCACAGGCTGCCAACATCAGAACCAATGCAAACATCATCAATAGAAACCATTTGTTGCTCTTCATCATAATCCTCCTCTAGATATGTAAATCATTTCATACTTTTATAATAAAGCGTTTTCACATAGTAAGTCAATATTTTTTGCAAACGATTGCATAAATTTATCTCTTTTACATGCAGGATTCCTTATAACGTTTTATCATGTTCAAGTGCAAACGATTGCCCTCCAAAGGAAAAACACCCCGGCGATTGCCGGGGTGCTTTGGTCTAACGGTAGTATTTAATGACTTCGCGGGCAAAGTCATTCATATCACCGACGTATTCAAATGTTCCCTTCAATACGGGGTAGATGCTTTTCACGCTGACTTCGCCGAGCGAAGAAACGATGAAAGTGACGACATTCAACTTCCTCATTTTGAAGACTGCGCTGAAGAGCGTGGCCAGATGATTGATGTAGTCCGCAGGTTTCTTCGTGTCCTTCTCCGTATTCTTCACACGATTGATGTAGTCCGCCGCCCTGGGGATGTCCTGGCCGATCACTTTTCCATCCGCCTCAGTGACGTCGTAGTGCGATTCGGTCATCTCCTCTATCGACTTGTATGAACGGCTGAGTATGATGTCCTTGAAGCTTGGGGACAGCAGTTTGGTCGCCAGGCCGTTCATTTTCCTGGACAGGAATTTCTCAAGATACTGGGCACTCCTGACCCTCTTGGCGAACAGTGCGTCCTTTTCCTCGAATATATCATCCAGCTTCCCTCTCAGCTCATCGATCCCTGCATCGTCCTTCACGCTGGCGAAATGATAATACAGCGGCTGGTCGAGCTGTTTCTTGAAGGTCACATGGAGTTCTGTGTCCTTATCGTTCATCAGCGTCTTCTGTGCACGCTCTCCGGAAACATCCACAAGTGTATCGGTCTTGTTGTAGACGAATGTGATATGGACGCCTTTTTTGGCAAGGTACCGGATAACCGTTTCATCCGCATCCCGTATCTTGGATGAGAAGACGTACAATACGTGTCTGACACCTGTCCTGGCTATCAGTTTCCTGTACTGTTTTGGTGAATATTCCGTTGTTCCGACACCTGGAAAATCAAGGATCTTTCCCCTTTTTCCGTAGGGGTGCTCGGTAATTGTGCGTGTGGCATCAGTCTGTGTGGAAATAAAGGAATCGGCATCCGCCAACCGGTTTACCAGGGCACTTTTGCCTGCGTCAACCTGTCCCAGCACAGCAATGCGGTAATCGATCGTAGATTCTATATATTCATGATAGGCCATGACCAAAGGATGGCTCTGTTCCATATCCTCGCCTCCATTCAGATTGTATCTTCATTGTCAGCACCCATGTACCAGCTGATTGCAAACCCCAATATGGCGGACAGCACAGTCACTGTCCAGGATAGGGCTGTATCCGGAAGGCCGGGGTAGATCGCAAAGACGGATCCAATGACGAGCCCCAGTATCAGTGCATAGGTCAAATAGGTGAAATGTCTGAGCATATATTGGATGATGCGGCTCGCAACAAGCAGACCCAGGACGATGCCGGAACCGACGGCAATCAAAATCGGCAGTATTCCAAGATTGAAGCTTGTCAGCTCACTGACTGCATAGATGACGATGGAATACGAACCGAGTATCAGGAGCACCAGCGACCCTGATATTCCCGGAAGAAGCATCGTCGTTGAAGCGAGTATACCACTGAAGAACAGTTTGACGAGCAGCGGGAAGGTGATGGCGACATCATTGATCACCTGTTCCTCCCCCCTGCTCATTCCCATAACAAAGAGTAGCGCCACCGCCATGAACAGGATGATGTAGTGGCCTGCCCTGAATTCCACTTTATAATTCGAAATCCTCAGCATCATTGGAACGACGCCGATCACCAGACCGATGAAGAACCAATGCGTCGGCACCATGTGATTCCGCAGCAGATAGTCTATCAGGTTGGATAATGTAAGTATCGCAATCCCCATCCCGAAGACCAGCGGCAGCAGGAATAGAATCGCCTTCCTGTAGTGCTTTGATACGATTTTACTGATGGCCCCGAGGAACTGGTCATAGATGCCGAGGAGGAGGGCCATCGTGCCGCTGCTGACTCCAGGAATCAATTCACATATGCCCATCAGAAACCCTTTGAAGATATTTACCCATTTTACCATTTATAGTATCCCTCAACTTTTAATTTTTACCATCTGATTGTAGCATATCTTTGCCTACCTGTTGGCAAAGAGCATGTATATTGATTTGATAAACCGCTTTTATACTGATATAACTGTCTTAATACCATTCGTGAGGAGTTGTCACAGTGAGAGATCTAGGAATTTATTTCGGCACCTTCGCCCCGTGTCATGTAGGGCACTTTGAACAGATCATCCGGGCCAAAAGGGAAAACCGGCACGCTTTCGTGATTGTCAGCGGCTATGAGGGGGATCGGGGAGATACCCACGGCATGACGCTCGATAATCGGGTCAAATCCATGCGGCGCCTGCTCGGCCCCGATGACAATGTCACCATACTCAAGCTGGATGAAACACATATACCCAGATATCCGCACGGTTGGGAACCGTGGCTCAAAATGCTGGCAGAAACCATCCTTCTGGAAATGGATGCCCTCTTTTTTTCCGTCGGAGAGATGACCTATTATGTCGGGGAGGAGGAGTATACCGATCCCCTCAAGGACTTCTTCTGCAGGGAATGGCCTCATATCGATACATCCATAACGATGGTTGACCGCAAAATACTCGGCATCAGCGGTACAAGCATCAGGGAAGAGCCCATATTGAACTGGGACTACGTCATGCGGACCTTCAGGAAGTTCTTTGTCCAGAATGTACTCATCATAGGAGCACCAGGAACAGGCCGCACTTCAATGGTCCAGGATCTGGCAAGGCGTTATTCTACAAGCTACTCCATAGAGTATGCAAAAACTTACTGCCGCGAGCACCGGATCGCCGATGATGAGCTTGACGTCAAAGACTTCCACGCAATAGGCATCGGACAGTTTGAGAACAACAGGCGCCATATCCACTCCCCCGGCACACGCAAAGTCTTCTTTGCGGACACTGATGTCATGACTACAAAAGTCAATATGAAGCGGTACGCAGATGGGGAGGAATTCAACCGCCTGAAATCAGTTTTCGACTATTATATACATCTCCAGCACTGGTCCCTCATACTGGTCCTTCCTCCGGAAGCACCGAAGGATGAGGCGGCTGTGCATGTCGGAGATAAAAATGAGATTCATCAAATGATCATGGAGGAACTGGAGCTGCATGATCTGATGTCCATCACGCACATCCTCGACGGTGATTCCTACCGGGACAGGTATCAGGAAGCCCATAGGTTGGTCGATGAAATTCTGAAAGACGGCAAAGACAACTGATGGAAACGCTTTATTTGATAATATTACACTTTATAAAAGATTGACCCCTTATAATTATGGAAAATACAGAAAACTTTGATATTATAGTGTACATCTATTCTATGGAGGCAGATATATATGGAACCAAACTTGCTACTCACACCCGGTCCGACGCCCATCCCCCCTCAAGTAACGCGTGCAATGTCAGATGGCATGATTGGACACCGTTCTTCCGACTTCACTTCCCTCATGGAAAATGTGCAGTCCAATATAAAAACATTATTCGGTACAGAAGAACCTGTAGCCATACTTACTTCAAGCGGTACAAGTGCATTGGAGACGTCCATGGTCAATCTTGTAGAACCTGACGAATCCATTGTCGTCATCGTCAGCGGTGCATTCGGTGAGCGTTTTAAAAGTATCGCCCAGACATACCCATACGATGTCCATGTTTATGAAGTACCCTGGGGCGAAGGGGTGGATCTCCAAAGCTTCAAGTCGTTCCTTTACGGTAAAGAGAATATCAAGGCTGTATTCTCCCAAGCCTGTGAGACCTCCACAGCCGTAGTCCATCCCATCCATTCATTGGGGGAACTGGTCAAGAATTACAATAGTGATACCCTGTTCATCGTCGATGGCGTAAGTGCAGTGGGCGGCATGCAGTTCGATATGGCCCGTGATTCCATCGACTGCCTCGTTACAGGGAGCCAGAAGGCATTGATGCTGCCGCCGGGCATCGCTTTCGTGGCAATGAACAAACAGGCGAGGAAACGTGCCAGTCAAAACGAAATATCAAGATTCTACCTTGATATCAACAAATACTTCAAATCCCTGGAAGAAAACTCCACACCGTTCACACCAGCCGTATCCCTGATCCAGGGACTGGACCAAGTGCTTGAACTCTATAAGGAGGAAGGAGTGGAGCAGGTATACGACCGCCACCTCAAGATGCGCAATATGCTCAGGGCGGGCCTTAAGGCGCTTGATTTTGAACTTCTTGTGGAGGATGACCATGCTTCTCCGACCGTCACTGCATTCAAGTCCGATGAAGCTGAACTTTCCCATATCAAAGACGCCCTTAAGAAAAAATACGGCATCACAATTGCAGGGGGCCAGAAACAGCTTAAAGGAAAGATTTTGCGCATTGGACACATGGGCTATATGTTCCCGAAGGATATGTTGACAGTTCTGTCTGCACTTGAGGCCATCACAAGTGACTATCGCGGAAAGAAATATTATGGCAGCGCATTGACTGCTGCCCAGGAGGCATATTATGAATCAATATAAAGTACTTGTACTGGATCCAATCAGTGAAGACGGCATCAAAGAACTGCTCGACCATCCGAATTATGAAGTGGACATCAAAACCGGCCTCTCCGAAGCGGAAATACTGGATATCGTCCATGATTACCATGCCATGATCGTCAGAAGCCAGACGACCGTCACAGAGGAGATCATCCAATATGCACGTTCCCTGAAGGTGATCGCCCGGGCAGGCGTCGGTGTGGACAATATTGATATCGATGCCGCCACCAAGTATGGCGTCATCGTGGTCAATGCCCCGGATGGCAATACCATATCCGCAACCGAACATACGATGGCGATGATGCTGGCTCTGACAAGGGAAATCCCTGCAGCCCATAAGGAACTTTCGGAAGGTGTCTGGAACCGCAAAGCCTATAAAGGTACCGAAATGTACGGCAAGACCCTCGGCATCATCGGGGTCGGTAAAATCGGCTTCGGTGTCGCCCGCCGGGCCCAGAGTTTCGGCATGAAGATTGTTGCGTTCGACCCCTACCTCTCGGAGGAGAAGGCCAAAGAAGCGGATATAGAAAAGATGGAAGTCGAGAACATCGCAGAGCATGCCGACTTCGTTACGGTCCATACTCCCCTTACCCCGCAGACAAGAGGAATTGTAGGAAAAGCATTCTTCGAAGCTGCCAAACCGGAACTTAAAATAGTCAACGTGGCGAGAGGCGGCATCATTGATGAAGCAGCGCTACTCGAGGCACTGGATGAGGGCCAGATAAGTGGCGCAGCCCTCGATGTATTTGAAGAGGAGCCGCCGACCAACCAGAAACTTCTGAACCACCCCCGCATCGTAGTGACCCCGCACCTCGGTGCTTCGACAGTGGAAGCACAGGAAAAGGTGGCCATCAGCGTTTCCCGGGAAATAATCAACATCCTTGAGAACAACACGATTGTCCATGCGGTGAATGCACCGAGGATGAGCGAAAACATCAACGAGGAACTGAAGCCTTTCATAAATATATCCAGCCATATGGGTGAAGTGGCGATACAGCTGATGAACCGACCGCCCCTGGAAATCAAACTCAAGTACCATGGAGACCTGGCATTGGATGACACAAGCATACTCACCCGGTCATTTGTTGCAAATATGCTGAAGCCCCATCTTGGAGAGAACGTCAACATCATCAATGCCCTCTACCTGCTCCAGGAGCAGGATGTCACTTACAAAGTGGAGAAGAAAGGACAGACACATGGCTACAGCAACTATCTCGAAGCAGAACTGATCAACAATGATGAAAAACTGACGATCGGCGCCAGCGTTCTGAATGGCTATGGAGAACGCATTGTAAAGATAAATGGCTTCCAGGTCGATATCAAACCGACAAAGCACCTGCTCTTCATCAACCATCTCGACCGTCCCGGCATCATCGGAGAGATGGGCCATACGCTCGGCAAGTATGACATCAACATTGCGAGCATGCAGCTGGGCAGGAAGGACGAAGGCGGTGCCGCGCTATTGTCCCTTAGACTCGACCAGAGCGTAAATGACGAAGCGATTGAAGAACTTACAAAAATAGAAGGCTTCCATAAAGTGAAGCAGGTCGATCTGTCCTGAGAGGAATAGGGTAATCCAAAAAAAACCATCACTCATGAGTGATGGTTTTTTAATATGATTTCCTCTACACCAAGAACATCTTCCACCATGTCGGTGACGCCCAGTGCTTCAAAATTTGGAATGATCGCCCGTCCGGTCAACCCGGTCAATGTAGCAATGAATTCAGCCCCGATTGCTTCTGCACAATAGTAATCGGCCACTGAATCCCCTACAATGACAACCTTGTCGTCGGATGTGTTCCTTTGATTCAATGCATCCTCAAAGTGCACTTCGTCATGTTCATACAGGCTCCATAGGTAGCTGTATGGGTGGGGTTTGGCGAGAGAACCTTCGGCCTGATCTGTTGCTTCTGCCGCAAGCACTTCTGATGCCGTTGAGATCCTGTTGTTCCGGAATATGTCCATGAGACGTTCCTGGTGGAATGGAATCAGCGTCTCCTGTCTCGGCCGCCCTGTGGCGACGCCGATCTCGACTCCTGCCTCAAGCAGGCGCTTCAGCATCCCCCTGATGTCTTCAGGGGCAACAATCCATTCTTCATCATGAATGAATCCAGGCTTGTCCAGCTCTTCTGCTTCAATGCCTGTAGAGGTCTTGACGTCACTGCTGCCAAGATACCATTCCTGATATTTATACTGTCCCTTCTCCCATATGGGACCTGCCATCTCAAAGGCCGATGCATCTTCAATGTTCAGCTTCTCCCTGGCATATGCCATGAGCGCATCATATATGGAATCCTTCGTGTAGGTGTCACCCTTCAGGAATTCGACCACCTTTTTGTAATCCACTTCCTGGGTGTTCATCATGCCGCCAACGCCTTGGATGTCGGCGAGGTCCATTCCTTCCATCTTCAGGTCCGCATTTCTCATCAATTCTATATATAGGATGGAAAATGTCACAAAAAGCATATCCCAATTGGAGTTCAGACCCATCTGCTTAAAACGGTCAAGCACCTCATCGTTGCTGAACACTTCCGCCCTGATTTCCTTTATTTCCTGATCGCTGTAATCCGTACGGAACTGATATGTATCCAGGTTCAGATATCTTGGACTATAGAGCATCTCGTGCACCGCCAGGGCGGATACATCGAAACACCTTTCCTCACTTAAAAAAACGCCATCCACATCAAATAGTACGACCGTCACACGCTTGTCCTCCCCATCTACACTATGTATTATAATCTCAAGTTTCTCATATCGTGCGGGAATTGTCGATATTGGTTTTGATAATTTGAAATCTTGCGAATTCATTTTTCCATTTGGAAGTAATATTATACTATACCATTCGTTATACACCAGAATTGGCGGGGTTTGAAACGCTTTTATCTAGGGAACAACAAGTTATGAAATAAAGCGTTTCACGCCAAATATAAGAATTTAACCCGGGTTAATTTTTTTATTCTGATGCAATTTCATTTTTTTCATCCTATAATGTAAGTCGTAATATGAATGGTAAATATTGCGTTAAAATTATTAATATAATATTAAGGTACGTTGTACCTGGGTGGAGGAATATTTATGGAACTCAGTCCGATGGAAGTCATCTTTCTATTTCTCGGAGGACTTGGTATTTTTCTTTATGGTATCAAACAGATGGGGGATGGCCTGCAGGCTTCCGCAGGAGACCGGTTGCGTGAAATTCTGAACCGGATGACCTCGAACCCGATTAAAGGGATCATTGCTGGTATTGTCGTTA contains these protein-coding regions:
- a CDS encoding HAD family hydrolase, translated to MTVVLFDVDGVFLSEERCFDVSALAVHEMLYSPRYLNLDTYQFRTDYSDQEIKEIRAEVFSNDEVLDRFKQMGLNSNWDMLFVTFSILYIELMRNADLKMEGMDLADIQGVGGMMNTQEVDYKKVVEFLKGDTYTKDSIYDALMAYAREKLNIEDASAFEMAGPIWEKGQYKYQEWYLGSSDVKTSTGIEAEELDKPGFIHDEEWIVAPEDIRGMLKRLLEAGVEIGVATGRPRQETLIPFHQERLMDIFRNNRISTASEVLAAEATDQAEGSLAKPHPYSYLWSLYEHDEVHFEDALNQRNTSDDKVVIVGDSVADYYCAEAIGAEFIATLTGLTGRAIIPNFEALGVTDMVEDVLGVEEIILKNHHS
- a CDS encoding pyridoxal-phosphate-dependent aminotransferase family protein, which translates into the protein MYMEPNLLLTPGPTPIPPQVTRAMSDGMIGHRSSDFTSLMENVQSNIKTLFGTEEPVAILTSSGTSALETSMVNLVEPDESIVVIVSGAFGERFKSIAQTYPYDVHVYEVPWGEGVDLQSFKSFLYGKENIKAVFSQACETSTAVVHPIHSLGELVKNYNSDTLFIVDGVSAVGGMQFDMARDSIDCLVTGSQKALMLPPGIAFVAMNKQARKRASQNEISRFYLDINKYFKSLEENSTPFTPAVSLIQGLDQVLELYKEEGVEQVYDRHLKMRNMLRAGLKALDFELLVEDDHASPTVTAFKSDEAELSHIKDALKKKYGITIAGGQKQLKGKILRIGHMGYMFPKDMLTVLSALEAITSDYRGKKYYGSALTAAQEAYYESI
- a CDS encoding AAA family ATPase produces the protein MRDLGIYFGTFAPCHVGHFEQIIRAKRENRHAFVIVSGYEGDRGDTHGMTLDNRVKSMRRLLGPDDNVTILKLDETHIPRYPHGWEPWLKMLAETILLEMDALFFSVGEMTYYVGEEEYTDPLKDFFCREWPHIDTSITMVDRKILGISGTSIREEPILNWDYVMRTFRKFFVQNVLIIGAPGTGRTSMVQDLARRYSTSYSIEYAKTYCREHRIADDELDVKDFHAIGIGQFENNRRHIHSPGTRKVFFADTDVMTTKVNMKRYADGEEFNRLKSVFDYYIHLQHWSLILVLPPEAPKDEAAVHVGDKNEIHQMIMEELELHDLMSITHILDGDSYRDRYQEAHRLVDEILKDGKDN
- the serA gene encoding phosphoglycerate dehydrogenase: MNQYKVLVLDPISEDGIKELLDHPNYEVDIKTGLSEAEILDIVHDYHAMIVRSQTTVTEEIIQYARSLKVIARAGVGVDNIDIDAATKYGVIVVNAPDGNTISATEHTMAMMLALTREIPAAHKELSEGVWNRKAYKGTEMYGKTLGIIGVGKIGFGVARRAQSFGMKIVAFDPYLSEEKAKEADIEKMEVENIAEHADFVTVHTPLTPQTRGIVGKAFFEAAKPELKIVNVARGGIIDEAALLEALDEGQISGAALDVFEEEPPTNQKLLNHPRIVVTPHLGASTVEAQEKVAISVSREIINILENNTIVHAVNAPRMSENINEELKPFINISSHMGEVAIQLMNRPPLEIKLKYHGDLALDDTSILTRSFVANMLKPHLGENVNIINALYLLQEQDVTYKVEKKGQTHGYSNYLEAELINNDEKLTIGASVLNGYGERIVKINGFQVDIKPTKHLLFINHLDRPGIIGEMGHTLGKYDINIASMQLGRKDEGGAALLSLRLDQSVNDEAIEELTKIEGFHKVKQVDLS
- a CDS encoding GTPase domain-containing protein; the encoded protein is MEQSHPLVMAYHEYIESTIDYRIAVLGQVDAGKSALVNRLADADSFISTQTDATRTITEHPYGKRGKILDFPGVGTTEYSPKQYRKLIARTGVRHVLYVFSSKIRDADETVIRYLAKKGVHITFVYNKTDTLVDVSGERAQKTLMNDKDTELHVTFKKQLDQPLYYHFASVKDDAGIDELRGKLDDIFEEKDALFAKRVRSAQYLEKFLSRKMNGLATKLLSPSFKDIILSRSYKSIEEMTESHYDVTEADGKVIGQDIPRAADYINRVKNTEKDTKKPADYINHLATLFSAVFKMRKLNVVTFIVSSLGEVSVKSIYPVLKGTFEYVGDMNDFAREVIKYYR
- a CDS encoding DUF368 domain-containing protein, with the translated sequence MVKWVNIFKGFLMGICELIPGVSSGTMALLLGIYDQFLGAISKIVSKHYRKAILFLLPLVFGMGIAILTLSNLIDYLLRNHMVPTHWFFIGLVIGVVPMMLRISNYKVEFRAGHYIILFMAVALLFVMGMSRGEEQVINDVAITFPLLVKLFFSGILASTTMLLPGISGSLVLLILGSYSIVIYAVSELTSFNLGILPILIAVGSGIVLGLLVASRIIQYMLRHFTYLTYALILGLVIGSVFAIYPGLPDTALSWTVTVLSAILGFAISWYMGADNEDTI